One window of the Chanos chanos chromosome 11, fChaCha1.1, whole genome shotgun sequence genome contains the following:
- the LOC115823665 gene encoding C-type lectin domain family 4 member F-like: protein MELTEDIYANTYVAEDKNSETDDSGNSYEDIYMNEEALPTPTAASMGKPDLQKPGSNTANNRCYRPASVCLTVLCVLLLAALIMLCVNRHQLQTSYNNLTTEREKLQTNYNNLTSEKEQLQTSYNNLTMEREKLQTNYDSLTIEKEQLQTSYNKLVEMRGQLQTNYENIRNQRDQLHKETDELQKILSKVVQQGWKYSSLYYISTERKTWSESRQYCRDRGADLVIINSKEEQEFIKRLSGNKKAFIGLTDDVTEGEWKWVDGTALTTGYWESGQPNSYRGRDEDCVVIQYNNCCEQLNTWHDVPCHDHYHWICEKAL, encoded by the exons ATGGAGTTGACTGAGGATATATATGCCAATACTTATGTTGCTGAGGACAAAAATTCTGAGACAGATGACAGCGGAAACTCTTATGAAGATATATACATGAACGAGGAAGCTCTTCCAACTCCAACAGCAGCATCCATGGGAAAACCAGACCTTCAGAAACCAG GAAGtaacactgcaaataacagatGCTACAGACCagcttctgtgtgtctgactgtgctgtgtgttctgctgcTGGCTGCCCTCATAATGCTGTGTGTCAACAGACATCAGctacaaaccagttacaacaacttgaccacagagagagaaaaattacaaacaaattacaacaatctgacttcagaaaaagaacaattacaaaccagttacaacaacttgaccatggagagagaaaaattacaaacaaattatGACAGTCTGACTatagaaaaagaacaattacaaaccagttacaacaaGCTTGTTGAGATGAGAGGCCAGTTACAAACCAATTATGAAAACATAAGAaatcagagagaccagttacacaaagaaacagatgagCTTCAGAAAATTCTTTCTAAAGTGG TTCAGCAGGGATGGAAGTACTCCAGTCTGTACTACATCTCTACTGAGAGAAAGAcctggagtgagagcagacagtactgcagagacagaggagcagacctggtgatcataaacagcaaagaagaacag GAATTTATTAAAAGGCTCAGTGGGAATAAAAAAGCTTTCattggtctgactgatgatgtcacagagggggagtggaaatgggtggacggcacagcactgaccactgg gtACTGGGAGAGTGGGCAGCCCAATAGTTATAGGGGACGTGATGAAGACTGTGTGGTTATTCAATATAACAATTGCTGTGAACAGTTGAACACCTGGCATGATGTTCCATGCCATGATCATTATCACTGGATCTGTGAGAAGGCTTTGTAA
- the LOC115823667 gene encoding C-type lectin domain family 4 member E-like — MELSDDIYANTGFIEDNKSGRDESGDSCENKTETRLMPKGNSDSQSQGNHLRQGWVIYKSSLYYISNEERTWSGSRQYCRDRGADLVIINSKEEQEFIKGLSGDKKAFIGLTDDVTEGVWKWVDGTALTTEYWDRKQQQPDKEHDENCVTIQYQYSCDRLETWHDVPCSGRYYFICEKAVQ, encoded by the exons ATGGAGTTGAGTGACGATATATATGCCAATACAGGATTTATTGAGGACAACAAATCTGGTAGAGATGAAAGTGGGGACTCTTGTGAAAACAAGACTGAAACAAGACTGATGCCAAAGGGAAACTCAGACTCTCAGAGCCAAG GTAACCATCTTCGGCAAGGATGGGTGATCTATAAATCCAGTCTGTACTACATTTCCAATGAGGAGAGGACCTGGTCTGGGAGCAGACAGTACTGCAGAGACAGGggagcagacctggtgatcataaacagcaaagaggaacag GAATTTATTAAAGGTCTCAGTGGGGATAAGAAAGCTTTCattggtctgactgatgatgtcacagaaggggtgtggaaatgggtggacggcacagcactgaccactgA gtACTGGGACAGAAAGCAGCAGCAGCCTGATAAGGAACatgatgaaaactgtgttacTATTCAATATCAATATTCTTGTGACCGTTTGGAAACCTGGCATGATGTTCCGTGCTCTGGCAGATATTATTTTATCTGTGAGAAAGCTGTACAATGA